One segment of Chitinivorax sp. B DNA contains the following:
- a CDS encoding homoserine O-acetyltransferase has protein sequence MAEPNSVGIVTAQQAHFDQPLTLMSGATLPAYDLVYETYGRLNADKSNAILICHALSGTHHVAGRYKLDDKYPGWWDNMIGPGKPIDTNHFFVVGVNNLGGCHGSTGPSSTNPETGQPYGATFPLILVADWVNAQARLADYLGIQQWAAIIGGSLGGMQALRWSISFPDRIRHSIVIASAPKLTAQNIAFNDVARQAILTDPDFHGGNFYEHNTVPKRGLRLARMLGHITYLSDDGMGEKFGRMLRSGEYKYGFDVEFEIESYLRFQGDRFSGTFDANTYLIMTKALDYFDPARHYGHSLTKALEHAVAKFLVISFTSDWRFSPARSKEIVKALLDAKKHVSYAEIESAHGHDAFLMDDKPYHDLMRAYMTKIAKECAA, from the coding sequence ATGGCCGAACCCAATTCTGTCGGTATCGTCACTGCTCAGCAGGCGCATTTCGATCAACCGCTGACCTTGATGAGCGGTGCCACCCTACCGGCTTATGATCTGGTCTATGAGACCTATGGCCGCCTGAATGCGGACAAAAGCAATGCCATCCTGATTTGCCACGCCCTATCCGGTACCCATCACGTGGCGGGCCGTTACAAGTTGGATGATAAGTATCCAGGTTGGTGGGACAACATGATCGGTCCCGGCAAACCAATCGATACGAACCACTTTTTCGTGGTGGGGGTGAACAATCTGGGAGGATGCCATGGCTCCACTGGGCCGTCGTCTACCAATCCGGAAACTGGTCAACCTTACGGTGCGACATTCCCATTGATCCTGGTGGCAGATTGGGTCAACGCACAGGCACGCTTGGCGGATTATCTGGGCATTCAGCAATGGGCCGCGATAATCGGTGGCAGTCTGGGCGGCATGCAGGCGCTACGCTGGAGTATCAGTTTCCCCGATCGGATCCGGCACAGCATTGTGATTGCATCGGCACCCAAGTTGACCGCGCAGAACATCGCTTTCAATGATGTAGCACGCCAAGCGATTCTGACCGACCCAGACTTCCACGGCGGAAATTTCTACGAACACAACACTGTTCCCAAGCGCGGCCTGCGGCTGGCACGTATGTTGGGGCATATTACGTATCTATCAGATGATGGCATGGGCGAAAAATTCGGCCGTATGCTGCGTTCAGGTGAATACAAATACGGCTTTGATGTCGAATTTGAAATCGAAAGTTATCTACGCTTTCAAGGGGATCGTTTCTCCGGCACTTTCGACGCCAATACCTACCTGATCATGACCAAAGCGTTGGATTACTTCGACCCGGCACGCCACTATGGCCATAGTCTGACCAAAGCACTGGAGCACGCTGTTGCCAAGTTTCTGGTGATTTCCTTCACCAGTGACTGGCGCTTCTCACCCGCCCGCTCCAAAGAAATCGTTAAAGCCTTGCTGGATGCGAAAAAGCACGTCAGTTACGCGGAGATCGAATCTGCCCATGGCCATGATGCATTCCTGATGGACGACAAGCCTTATCACGATCTGATGCGCGCCTACATGACCAAAATCGCCAAGGAGTGTGCCGCATGA
- the metW gene encoding methionine biosynthesis protein MetW, producing the protein MRRQASNKLRPDLLRIANWIKPDTRVLDLGCGDGALLAHLRDTKQVSGYGVEIDVANVIACVANNVDVIQNDLDSGLAGFESDSFDFVVLSLTLQSMRHVEQVVEEMLRVGHEAIVTFPNFGYWKNRLQIFQGHMPVSETIPYEWYNTPNIHLCTIRDFEFFCEARGIHLLDRVVLHNGVDVDIMPNLFGSLAIYRIRRP; encoded by the coding sequence ATGAGACGACAGGCCTCCAACAAGTTACGCCCCGACCTATTGCGTATTGCCAACTGGATCAAACCTGATACTCGCGTACTGGATTTGGGTTGTGGTGATGGTGCCTTGCTGGCTCATTTACGCGATACCAAGCAGGTCAGCGGTTACGGTGTGGAAATCGATGTCGCCAACGTCATTGCCTGCGTAGCCAACAACGTAGATGTGATTCAGAATGATCTGGACAGTGGCCTGGCCGGCTTCGAATCAGACTCCTTCGACTTTGTGGTGTTATCGCTGACACTACAATCAATGCGCCATGTCGAACAGGTGGTGGAAGAAATGCTACGCGTCGGTCACGAAGCCATCGTCACGTTCCCCAATTTCGGCTATTGGAAGAACCGCTTACAGATTTTCCAGGGCCACATGCCAGTATCGGAAACCATCCCTTACGAGTGGTACAACACCCCCAATATTCACTTATGCACCATTCGGGACTTCGAGTTCTTCTGTGAGGCACGTGGTATTCATCTACTGGATCGGGTCGTGCTGCACAATGGTGTCGATGTGGACATCATGCCCAACCTGTTCGGTAGCTTGGCCATCTATCGCATTCGTAGGCCCTGA
- a CDS encoding DUF523 domain-containing protein, which yields MDKILVSACLLGSNVRYNAEPLPDIASILLQWQSAGRLVPICPEVAGGLPIPRLPAELVGGDGRAMLLGKSQVRTAMGDNVSQAFIDGAQLALHLACEHGVKMAILKARSPSCGNEEIYDGHFASRRIPGVGVTAALLTEHGITVFSEEQLEEALAFDQATGCSVSLPEISSS from the coding sequence ATGGACAAGATTTTGGTAAGTGCTTGTTTGTTAGGTTCGAATGTCCGTTACAACGCAGAACCCTTGCCTGACATTGCTAGTATTTTGCTGCAATGGCAGTCCGCTGGACGGCTTGTGCCAATTTGTCCTGAAGTGGCTGGCGGTTTGCCCATTCCGCGCCTACCGGCTGAGCTGGTTGGTGGGGATGGACGTGCTATGTTGCTGGGTAAATCACAGGTGCGGACGGCTATGGGTGACAACGTCAGCCAAGCCTTCATTGATGGGGCGCAACTGGCGTTACATCTAGCATGCGAGCATGGCGTCAAGATGGCCATTCTGAAAGCGCGCAGCCCATCCTGTGGAAATGAGGAAATCTACGATGGCCATTTTGCCAGCCGTCGAATTCCAGGAGTGGGTGTCACGGCTGCCTTGCTTACCGAGCATGGCATCACAGTATTCAGTGAAGAACAATTGGAGGAGGCATTGGCATTCGATCAAGCTACTGGCTGTTCGGTTTCATTGCCCGAGATCAGTTCATCGTGA
- a CDS encoding TMEM165/GDT1 family protein yields the protein MEALLISTGIVALAEIGDKTQLLSLLLAAKFRKPWPIITGIFVATVINHLLAGWAGTLITQWLGPDAMRWILGVSFLAMAGWMLIPDKLDDDDAKVADSLGVLGATIVAFFLAEMGDKTQIATVALAAKFNELVPVVLGTTLGMMLANVPAVLLGEVAAKKLPVRLVHAVAAAIFAVLGILVLLGGDMVKWLS from the coding sequence TTGGAAGCTCTTCTGATCTCCACCGGTATTGTTGCGCTTGCAGAAATCGGTGACAAAACTCAACTGCTCTCGCTATTGCTTGCTGCCAAATTTCGTAAACCCTGGCCAATCATTACCGGTATTTTTGTGGCGACGGTGATTAATCACTTGTTGGCTGGCTGGGCCGGTACTTTGATCACCCAATGGTTGGGGCCAGATGCCATGCGCTGGATTTTGGGTGTCTCCTTTCTGGCTATGGCAGGTTGGATGCTGATTCCAGACAAGTTGGACGATGACGATGCCAAGGTTGCAGACAGCCTGGGGGTATTGGGGGCAACGATTGTCGCCTTCTTTCTCGCGGAGATGGGGGACAAAACTCAGATTGCCACGGTAGCGTTGGCAGCGAAGTTCAATGAGCTGGTGCCGGTTGTACTGGGCACCACGCTGGGTATGATGCTGGCGAATGTACCTGCGGTGCTGTTGGGTGAAGTAGCGGCGAAAAAACTCCCGGTACGGCTGGTTCATGCTGTTGCTGCAGCAATTTTTGCAGTGTTGGGTATATTGGTGCTGTTGGGCGGTGATATGGTCAAATGGCTTTCCTGA
- a CDS encoding hypoxanthine-guanine phosphoribosyltransferase, with protein MSTNLDEIKRAYAEADCLVSPAEIEAALDDMAEAITAKLADANPLVYCVMNGGLIIAGRLISKLNFPLEVAYLHATRYGHEINGNYLDWRVRPTQDMRGRTVLVIDDILDVGTTLAAVMDHCFEEGAKEVMSAVLVNKVHDRKARPGMKADFVGVEVEDRFLFGCGMDYKGYWRNAPGIYALKGH; from the coding sequence ATGTCGACGAACCTGGACGAAATCAAACGCGCCTACGCTGAAGCCGACTGCCTGGTATCACCGGCGGAAATCGAAGCAGCCCTCGACGATATGGCCGAGGCCATTACCGCCAAGCTGGCCGATGCCAACCCGTTGGTTTACTGCGTGATGAATGGTGGCCTGATCATCGCCGGCCGTTTGATCTCGAAGCTGAATTTCCCGCTGGAAGTTGCATACCTACATGCCACTCGTTATGGCCATGAAATCAATGGCAATTACCTCGATTGGCGTGTTCGCCCCACGCAGGACATGCGTGGCCGTACTGTGCTGGTCATCGACGACATCCTGGATGTCGGTACGACACTGGCCGCGGTCATGGACCACTGCTTTGAGGAAGGTGCAAAGGAAGTGATGTCCGCCGTACTCGTCAACAAAGTACATGACCGCAAGGCGCGCCCTGGTATGAAAGCTGATTTTGTTGGTGTTGAAGTGGAAGACCGTTTTCTGTTTGGCTGTGGCATGGACTACAAAGGCTACTGGCGCAATGCTCCGGGGATATACGCGCTCAAAGGCCACTGA
- a CDS encoding protein-methionine-sulfoxide reductase heme-binding subunit MsrQ: protein MLPVQLSTMSLRITKVMLFLICLIPLGRLVILAFIDGLGVNPIEFITRSTGTWTLVAILTTLSVTPLRRLTGMNWLLRLRRMLGLFAFFYASLHLTTYLWLDQFFDPAAIIKDIVKRPFITVGITAWLLLLPLAITSTNGMMKRLGRQWGRLHKAVYLIGILGVLHYWWLVKLDVTEPTIYATVLAVLLGVRIWHTWRERSAKARATVKLQRTVQ, encoded by the coding sequence ATGCTACCTGTGCAACTTTCCACAATGAGCTTGCGCATCACCAAGGTGATGCTGTTTCTGATTTGCCTGATACCACTTGGGCGACTGGTGATACTGGCATTCATCGATGGCTTGGGAGTCAACCCCATTGAATTCATTACCCGCTCAACCGGTACCTGGACTTTGGTCGCCATACTGACGACCTTGAGCGTAACCCCATTACGACGTCTGACAGGCATGAACTGGCTGCTAAGGCTGCGACGCATGCTCGGGCTGTTTGCATTCTTTTATGCAAGCCTGCATTTGACAACGTATCTATGGCTGGATCAGTTTTTCGATCCAGCCGCTATCATAAAAGATATCGTCAAACGCCCTTTCATTACGGTCGGCATTACCGCCTGGCTGCTGTTGCTGCCATTGGCCATTACCTCGACCAACGGCATGATGAAACGCCTGGGTCGACAATGGGGACGACTACACAAGGCGGTTTACTTGATTGGGATACTGGGGGTATTACATTACTGGTGGTTGGTAAAACTGGATGTGACCGAACCCACTATCTATGCAACGGTGTTGGCAGTGTTGCTGGGTGTCCGCATTTGGCACACTTGGCGGGAAAGATCAGCCAAAGCCCGTGCCACGGTCAAGTTACAACGCACAGTACAATAA
- the upp gene encoding uracil phosphoribosyltransferase yields the protein MKIVEVAHPLVRHKVGLMREAGISPAAFRALVAEVSRLIAVEATRDVELDTAQIECWSGMLTVPRLPTLAPTLVPILRAGLGMLEGVQAMLPEAPVSMVGIKRDERTLLPQAYYLNLASKIDQRLALILDPMLATGGSLCATIEALKSAGCTRMCALTLVSAPEGIRHVNELHPDVPLFTAAVDTRLNEHGYILPGLGDAGDKIFGTDTHD from the coding sequence ATGAAGATTGTTGAAGTCGCACATCCGCTGGTCCGACATAAGGTTGGTTTGATGCGTGAAGCGGGTATTAGCCCCGCAGCATTTCGGGCACTGGTGGCCGAAGTCTCCAGATTGATTGCTGTTGAGGCAACGCGGGATGTGGAACTGGATACGGCACAAATTGAATGCTGGAGCGGTATGTTGACAGTGCCACGTTTGCCAACTCTGGCGCCGACCCTGGTACCTATATTGCGGGCCGGCCTGGGTATGTTGGAAGGTGTGCAGGCCATGTTGCCCGAAGCGCCGGTGAGTATGGTCGGTATCAAGCGTGACGAGCGTACCTTGCTACCCCAAGCTTACTATTTGAACTTGGCCTCTAAAATCGATCAGCGATTGGCATTGATTCTTGATCCGATGCTGGCGACGGGTGGTTCACTGTGTGCCACCATTGAAGCGTTGAAGAGTGCTGGCTGTACGAGGATGTGTGCGTTGACATTGGTGAGTGCGCCTGAAGGCATTCGTCATGTCAACGAGCTTCACCCTGACGTGCCACTGTTTACAGCGGCTGTCGATACTCGCTTGAATGAGCACGGTTACATTTTGCCTGGCCTAGGCGATGCTGGAGACAAGATTTTCGGTACTGATACTCACGACTAA
- a CDS encoding M48 family metalloprotease, which yields MKLNFKVYLTKEVNAFAAPDGSIRVYAGLMDLMTDDELLSVIGHEIGHVKHGHSLNALRTAYVASAGRKAASSAGGVVGNLADSQLGALTEALVNNQFSQSQETQADDYGLEFMKKYKYKAAAMETAFRKLAKMGGNSSFFDKMMSSHPDAAGRADRVKDKLGKAG from the coding sequence ATGAAGCTGAATTTCAAGGTCTACCTGACCAAGGAAGTCAACGCCTTTGCAGCGCCTGATGGCAGCATCCGCGTTTATGCAGGTTTGATGGATCTGATGACTGATGACGAGCTGTTGAGCGTCATTGGCCACGAAATCGGCCACGTCAAGCATGGTCATAGCCTGAATGCACTGCGTACCGCCTATGTTGCCTCGGCAGGCCGCAAAGCAGCCTCCAGTGCCGGTGGGGTGGTTGGTAATCTGGCTGATTCGCAATTAGGTGCGCTGACTGAAGCACTGGTAAACAATCAGTTCTCCCAGAGCCAGGAGACGCAAGCCGACGATTACGGCCTCGAATTTATGAAGAAATATAAATATAAAGCAGCGGCCATGGAAACTGCTTTCCGCAAATTGGCCAAGATGGGGGGTAATTCCTCCTTCTTTGACAAAATGATGTCAAGCCATCCGGATGCTGCCGGCCGCGCAGACCGTGTCAAGGACAAGCTCGGTAAAGCAGGTTGA
- a CDS encoding NAD(P)H-binding protein: protein MYPIKTILIVGASGLTGRALLDLALEDPVIERVIVWVRQPLGIQHPKLSELTIDFNELEHYRSQLHADAVLCCLGTTIKQAGSEARFKTVDYFYPLQLAMMAKMNGIHRFAVISSLGANAQSPNFYLRTKGQLEKALVALAFDRLVVVRPSLLAGARHEFRLGERIGLVLGKLLSGLLRGSLARYRPIPVQAVAWNLLEAIKEDNGQTITLESEILAAKFAAAQS, encoded by the coding sequence ATGTACCCCATCAAAACGATTCTGATCGTCGGCGCCAGCGGCCTGACCGGCCGCGCCTTACTTGATCTTGCCCTGGAAGACCCGGTAATCGAGCGGGTAATCGTCTGGGTGCGCCAGCCGTTAGGCATTCAGCACCCGAAACTGTCCGAACTCACGATTGATTTCAACGAGCTGGAGCACTACCGAAGCCAACTGCATGCCGACGCAGTGTTGTGTTGCTTGGGCACCACCATCAAGCAAGCAGGCAGCGAAGCCCGTTTCAAGACCGTGGATTATTTTTATCCGTTGCAACTTGCCATGATGGCCAAGATGAATGGCATCCACCGGTTTGCAGTGATCTCGTCACTGGGGGCCAACGCTCAATCGCCGAATTTCTACCTGCGTACAAAAGGCCAGTTGGAGAAAGCTCTGGTTGCCTTGGCCTTTGACCGCCTAGTCGTGGTGCGGCCGTCATTGCTTGCCGGTGCTCGGCACGAGTTTCGCCTAGGCGAACGGATTGGGCTGGTATTGGGCAAATTGCTGTCAGGCTTGCTGCGCGGCAGCCTGGCTCGTTATCGGCCGATTCCTGTACAAGCCGTCGCCTGGAACCTGCTTGAAGCTATCAAGGAAGACAATGGGCAGACCATCACACTGGAGTCAGAAATCCTTGCGGCCAAATTCGCCGCCGCCCAGTCATGA
- a CDS encoding Rossmann-like and DUF2520 domain-containing protein: MTQPVLNIIGAGRAGRVIARLLLQHQLVTLGGVYNRTLASTQAAINWLGSGLAVEHIAQLPPADYWLIATPDDQLGNTASQLAHVARVRPGNTILHLSGSQASDRLSAPWVDNVKLASLHPLMSFAEPDSALARFPGTYCAIEGDAVAVSTLTQWITAVGGHPFTLLAAQKTLYHAAAVQGCNNLVALLETSLQCFERAGLPRAAAMTALLPLLQGTLSNMQQLGTVKGLTGPIARGDTTVIVAHLAVLDQQLPKVAAIYRLLGQVACDLSAKQGTASSGQLATIRALLDKPNTG; encoded by the coding sequence ATGACCCAACCCGTTCTCAACATCATAGGTGCAGGGCGGGCAGGCCGAGTCATAGCCCGATTGTTGCTGCAACATCAGTTGGTGACACTAGGTGGCGTGTACAACCGTACCCTCGCGTCCACCCAGGCAGCAATCAACTGGCTGGGTTCTGGGTTGGCGGTTGAGCACATTGCCCAATTACCCCCTGCTGATTATTGGTTGATTGCTACGCCTGATGACCAACTCGGCAATACGGCCAGCCAGCTGGCCCATGTTGCCCGAGTGCGGCCAGGTAATACGATCCTTCATCTGTCCGGTTCACAAGCATCGGACAGGTTGTCTGCCCCATGGGTAGACAACGTCAAGCTGGCCAGCTTGCACCCACTCATGAGCTTTGCCGAACCTGACAGCGCACTGGCGCGGTTTCCTGGCACCTACTGTGCCATAGAGGGAGATGCTGTAGCAGTTTCCACCTTGACTCAATGGATCACTGCAGTGGGTGGTCATCCCTTCACCTTGCTCGCGGCACAAAAGACGCTGTACCACGCAGCAGCTGTCCAAGGCTGTAACAATCTGGTGGCCTTGCTGGAAACCAGCTTGCAATGTTTCGAACGGGCCGGTTTGCCACGTGCGGCGGCGATGACTGCGCTGTTACCACTATTGCAAGGCACATTGAGCAATATGCAGCAACTTGGTACCGTCAAAGGGCTGACTGGGCCCATCGCAAGAGGTGATACGACGGTGATTGTGGCGCACCTTGCAGTACTTGATCAGCAACTTCCCAAGGTTGCCGCAATCTATCGTCTGCTCGGACAAGTCGCCTGTGACCTGTCTGCCAAACAAGGCACTGCGTCATCTGGGCAACTGGCAACCATCCGAGCATTGCTGGATAAGCCAAACACAGGTTAA
- a CDS encoding STAS domain-containing protein, whose product MLIRTERFDSRIRMILAGHFTFDAYREFKSQYTPLVDNDDFTELEIDLGHVEYLDSSALGMLLLLRERLHDKTVVLSNAKGTVKQVLEVANFHHLFTMR is encoded by the coding sequence ATGCTTATTCGGACTGAAAGATTCGACAGCAGGATTCGGATGATCCTTGCTGGGCACTTTACATTTGATGCATACCGCGAGTTCAAGAGTCAGTACACCCCACTAGTGGATAACGACGATTTTACCGAGTTGGAAATCGATCTCGGGCATGTGGAGTATCTGGATAGCTCGGCGTTGGGCATGCTGTTGCTGCTGCGTGAACGCTTGCATGACAAGACGGTAGTGCTGTCGAATGCGAAGGGGACCGTAAAACAGGTGTTGGAGGTCGCTAATTTCCATCATCTTTTCACCATGCGTTAA
- a CDS encoding GNAT family N-acetyltransferase, which translates to MANQPVPPYFAQRNGFRIRPYTLDDATPYFWAVMASRQALTEWTNWFKPGYTLDDARIWVVSRIGAWQHATAFDFAVERVEDNMLLGNVGLNTVSSTHRYASMNFWVRTDASGQGAASVALKLVAAFGFDVLGLSRVELAIKTDNMAARKAAHNAGAAFEANARNRLQLHGQPIDAALYSLVPADVFMQSGEIRNAPFLGAKPSLDTH; encoded by the coding sequence ATGGCCAACCAACCCGTTCCACCGTATTTTGCACAGCGTAATGGCTTCCGTATTCGGCCTTATACGCTGGATGACGCCACCCCGTACTTCTGGGCTGTGATGGCATCTCGCCAGGCATTGACGGAGTGGACCAACTGGTTCAAGCCGGGTTATACGCTGGATGATGCGCGAATCTGGGTCGTATCGCGTATCGGCGCATGGCAGCATGCCACGGCATTTGATTTTGCAGTGGAGCGGGTTGAGGACAATATGTTGTTGGGTAATGTCGGTTTGAATACCGTCAGTTCCACACATCGCTACGCCAGCATGAATTTCTGGGTACGAACGGATGCCAGCGGGCAAGGTGCGGCATCGGTTGCATTGAAGCTGGTTGCTGCGTTTGGTTTTGACGTATTAGGTTTGTCACGGGTTGAGCTTGCCATCAAAACCGACAACATGGCAGCCCGTAAAGCGGCGCACAATGCAGGGGCCGCATTTGAGGCAAATGCTCGTAATCGTCTGCAATTGCATGGCCAGCCAATTGATGCCGCATTGTATTCATTGGTGCCGGCTGATGTGTTCATGCAGAGTGGTGAAATACGCAATGCGCCATTTCTTGGCGCAAAACCCTCTCTGGATACCCACTAA
- a CDS encoding prolyl oligopeptidase family serine peptidase, translating to MIRSLFKPALLAVCLLPAVTRAADDPNLWLEEVTGEKALKWVEDRNATSLKELTGKPEYAPLNDKLLSILNSKARIPAVQKIGDHLYNLWRDEQHSRGLWRRTSLAEYKKAEPKWETVLDLDAVAKTEGENWVWHGADCLQPKGQRCLIALSRGGADADVVREFDTVSKTFLKDGFTLPESKGSATWVDQNTLFVSRDFGEGSLTDSGYPRMVKLWQRGKPLTQATMLYEAKQDDMSVGAGKDFTPGYERELITRAVTFYTNEQYLRGKNGKLIKLDKPDDATATPMRDQILIELRSAWNVGGQTYPQGALIAMNFTRFLKGERKFEILFEPGPRKSLDGYSPTKTALLINELDNVRNRVYELKHVAGKWQRRAVDLPAFGAIGISPIDSVKSDEYLVSLTDFTTPTTLYLGRVGSNEREQLKQLPAFFDAQGVKVAQQEATSKDGTKVPYFLVMREGTKLDGTNPTILYGYGGFEVSLKPSYAANMGASWLTKGGVYVLANIRGGGEFGPSWHQAALKESRQKAYDDFISVAEDLIASKITSPAHLGIMGGSNGGLLVGAVMVQRPDLFKAVVCQVPLLDMLRFNKLLAGASWMGEYGDPDDAKQWDFISKYSPYQNVKAGMKYPRTLFTTSTRDDRVHPGHARKMVARMMEQGHDVLYWENTEGGHGGAANTAQQAKMWALTYTFLLGELK from the coding sequence ATGATCCGCTCGCTTTTTAAGCCTGCTTTGCTTGCTGTATGTCTGCTGCCTGCTGTTACTCGGGCGGCGGATGATCCCAACCTGTGGCTGGAGGAGGTCACGGGTGAAAAAGCCCTGAAATGGGTCGAGGATCGTAATGCTACCTCATTGAAGGAGTTGACTGGAAAACCCGAGTATGCCCCTTTGAATGACAAACTGTTGTCCATTCTGAATTCGAAGGCACGTATTCCTGCAGTGCAGAAGATCGGTGATCATCTTTATAACCTGTGGCGCGATGAACAGCATTCGCGCGGCTTGTGGAGACGTACTTCGCTAGCAGAATACAAAAAAGCTGAACCAAAGTGGGAAACGGTACTGGATCTGGATGCCGTTGCCAAAACCGAGGGTGAAAATTGGGTATGGCACGGTGCAGATTGTCTGCAACCCAAGGGGCAACGTTGTCTGATTGCCCTGTCCAGAGGGGGGGCCGATGCGGATGTGGTCCGTGAGTTTGATACTGTCAGCAAGACTTTCTTGAAGGATGGCTTTACCCTGCCAGAATCGAAAGGCTCGGCAACCTGGGTTGATCAGAATACATTGTTTGTCTCACGTGATTTCGGTGAAGGTAGTCTGACCGATTCAGGCTATCCCCGTATGGTGAAGCTGTGGCAGCGTGGCAAGCCACTAACCCAAGCTACGATGCTCTATGAGGCCAAACAAGACGATATGTCGGTCGGTGCAGGGAAGGATTTCACCCCAGGTTATGAGCGTGAGCTGATTACCCGTGCTGTTACCTTCTATACCAACGAACAATACTTGCGTGGCAAGAATGGTAAGTTGATCAAGCTGGATAAACCAGACGATGCCACAGCAACACCAATGCGTGATCAGATTCTGATTGAGCTTCGTTCGGCGTGGAACGTGGGCGGGCAAACCTATCCGCAGGGGGCGCTGATTGCCATGAATTTCACCCGCTTTCTGAAAGGAGAGCGGAAATTCGAGATTCTGTTCGAGCCGGGGCCACGTAAATCACTTGATGGCTATAGCCCAACCAAGACGGCCTTGCTGATCAATGAGCTGGATAACGTCAGAAATCGCGTATATGAGCTGAAGCATGTTGCTGGTAAATGGCAGCGTCGTGCTGTTGATTTACCAGCCTTTGGTGCGATCGGCATTAGTCCGATTGATTCAGTCAAATCAGATGAATACCTGGTCAGCCTCACAGACTTCACCACACCGACCACATTGTACTTGGGCCGTGTTGGCAGCAATGAGCGAGAACAGCTGAAGCAATTGCCTGCTTTCTTTGACGCACAGGGTGTCAAAGTTGCCCAGCAGGAAGCAACGTCGAAGGACGGAACCAAAGTACCGTACTTTCTAGTGATGCGTGAAGGTACCAAGCTGGATGGCACTAATCCGACCATTCTGTATGGTTATGGCGGATTTGAGGTGTCATTGAAACCCAGTTATGCAGCCAATATGGGCGCAAGCTGGTTGACAAAAGGTGGGGTTTATGTGCTGGCCAATATTCGTGGTGGTGGCGAATTCGGACCAAGCTGGCATCAAGCTGCGTTGAAGGAGAGCCGTCAGAAAGCCTATGACGACTTTATTTCGGTGGCAGAGGACCTGATTGCAAGCAAGATTACGTCCCCAGCCCACCTGGGCATCATGGGGGGCAGTAATGGTGGTCTGCTGGTTGGCGCCGTGATGGTACAGCGTCCAGACCTGTTCAAGGCAGTAGTGTGTCAAGTGCCATTGCTGGATATGCTTCGCTTCAACAAGCTGTTGGCGGGTGCATCATGGATGGGTGAATATGGTGACCCCGACGACGCCAAGCAGTGGGATTTCATCTCCAAGTATTCCCCTTATCAAAACGTCAAGGCTGGTATGAAATACCCTCGCACATTGTTTACCACCTCGACACGTGATGACCGAGTACACCCGGGCCATGCCCGTAAGATGGTGGCTAGAATGATGGAGCAGGGCCATGATGTGTTGTACTGGGAAAATACCGAAGGTGGGCATGGTGGTGCTGCCAATACCGCACAGCAAGCCAAGATGTGGGCGTTGACCTATACCTTCCTGTTGGGTGAGCTGAAGTAA